TGAGCACCAGCCGCTCGGCCGGGAAGCGGACGCTGTGATCCATGGCCATGGAATGGCCCAGGGCCCTCAGGTCGGCGCCACCCGGGGGGATGCCGTGGCAGGCGCCGCAGAAGTAGACCTGCTCCAGCGCTCCCAGGCGGCCGGGATTGTCGATGCCGCGGGAGGGATTACCGCTGTCCTCGGCCATGGCCTGGATGTGTTGCTCGCCCGAGCCGTGGCAGCGCTCGCAGTGAACGCCGGCATCCGCCTCCGGGATGGAGTCGGGAGGGGTGTTCTGGTTGCGGGTCATGTGGCAGCTCAGGCAATGGGCGCTCTCGTGCGGGTTCAGCCAGCCCGCCAAGGCGTCATAGGCGTCGACCGGGCGCTTTTCCAGCCCGGTGGTGACATCCAGCTTGCCGATCTTCTGGTACCAGCTCACCCGGCTCTGCCCGAATGCACCCTGGTCACTCTGGCCGATAAAGGTGATTCCCTTTCTGCCGGCTCCCACTCCCCAAAGCAGGCGCAGTCTCTCCTCCCGCGTTCCCATCCGGGCCACCAGGTCCACCCCCGTCCGCGGTGCCGCGGAGCGTTCGATCCGATATCTGATCCCGCCGGCCTGGTCCATGTGCTCGACAGGCAGCGCCTGCATCAGTTCCGGGAAGTCTTCCACTTTCATCATGGTATGGGCGTGGTCGCTGGCCAGTTGCCTGGACGCAATCTCTTGGTGACAGGCGGCGCATTGCCCGGCGCCGTTTTCGACTGAATCGGAATCGGACAGGGAGGAGGTTGACAGCAGCGCGGCCGACAGAGGTCCCGCGGCCAGCAACACCGGCAGCAGCCGCGCCCAACGTTTTTGGAACAGGGTCAGGCGCTGCGTCCCAGTAGGCTGCTCGTGCCTGGAAGGGTTGATTATAAAAGGGTTTTGAGGCATTCCCATTGCGGTTCGGCCGAACGCCGGCATCTTCCCGACCCATCGCCATCATGGACAGGGGCGCACCTTTTGTCAACCGATTCCCGGTTGCGCCCGATCGCTTCTCCCGCTAGAGTAATCTTCGTGGAAACCGGCTTGGGCAGAGACCTCCCGGGGGGTCTGCCCATCGAAACGGGGCCGAGGACGATGATCGAGGAGCGGAATCGCGGAGGCAATCCGCTCACCGGCCGGCGTTGGGCGATTCGCCGATTGGGGGGCGCTTTTCTTTGGACGCTTGCCGGGATTTTGGGCTTGGTGACGGCGGGCTGGACCCAGTCGCCCCACTACCGGGAAGCGCGGGAACGATACGACAAGGGAGAGTTTCTGCTGGCCATGCTGGCCGCTCAGAAGGCCGTGGAAGAAGACGGCGACAAGGCGGAGCATCTCCACCTGTACGGCGCCGTCCTGCTGGAACTGAAGCAATATTCGGAAGCTGAGGAGCACTTGCG
The DNA window shown above is from Acidobacteriota bacterium and carries:
- a CDS encoding multiheme c-type cytochrome yields the protein MPQNPFIINPSRHEQPTGTQRLTLFQKRWARLLPVLLAAGPLSAALLSTSSLSDSDSVENGAGQCAACHQEIASRQLASDHAHTMMKVEDFPELMQALPVEHMDQAGGIRYRIERSAAPRTGVDLVARMGTREERLRLLWGVGAGRKGITFIGQSDQGAFGQSRVSWYQKIGKLDVTTGLEKRPVDAYDALAGWLNPHESAHCLSCHMTRNQNTPPDSIPEADAGVHCERCHGSGEQHIQAMAEDSGNPSRGIDNPGRLGALEQVYFCGACHGIPPGGADLRALGHSMAMDHSVRFPAERLVLSRCYNESGGRLKCTTCHDPHENLAASFDGNCLSCHGSQVGFAVPCPQSNNDCVRCHMPQETGFMTHSAFADHWIRVVPASD